Proteins from one Bacteroidales bacterium genomic window:
- a CDS encoding DUF4833 domain-containing protein, with amino-acid sequence MKLLTIKILLLIFTTTISYGSMFSGNSEKNNVYDLFKIGRSRDTNEIIYSIKFDQTGQPDKTDPIEIHWIKRTNNNKVEPLTWIQKKYAYGVKILYDLKKEDEIYFQFVSYDKRTFILKKNVENCYKVFTLSGEKEVEVSRIFIQIDGGSFWLPTISRVELHSKEPGSGKLAMETINP; translated from the coding sequence ATGAAACTATTAACTATCAAAATATTACTTTTGATCTTCACAACCACAATTTCATATGGATCTATGTTTTCAGGGAATTCAGAAAAAAATAATGTATATGATTTATTTAAAATTGGCCGTAGTCGTGATACCAATGAGATAATATATTCGATCAAGTTTGATCAGACAGGTCAACCTGATAAAACCGATCCGATTGAGATTCACTGGATAAAAAGGACAAATAATAACAAGGTTGAACCTTTAACCTGGATACAAAAGAAATATGCCTATGGTGTAAAAATCCTTTATGACCTCAAAAAGGAAGATGAAATATACTTTCAGTTTGTTTCATACGATAAACGCACATTTATCCTTAAGAAGAATGTGGAAAATTGCTATAAGGTGTTTACTCTCTCAGGTGAAAAAGAGGTTGAAGTCTCAAGGATATTTATACAGATAGATGGCGGAAGTTTCTGGTTGCCAACCATTTCAAGAGTGGAGCTTCACAGCAAAGAACCTGGTTCA